The uncultured Methanobrevibacter sp. genome has a window encoding:
- a CDS encoding archaeosine tRNA-ribosyltransferase translates to MIKKFEIKSHDGPGRVGKIDGELTPKLFYKKDLKIAPSEGSAHNIDREIAEFNVKETLRLSKENVDTSDIAVIQGSKYLDLRIKCLKELEEMGYNGFIIANGDALLTNPRELVEIIVNLKKEAKKSSYFIFSFAELSFMPILTYMGIDGFLTDSANYYSHINVLQTPTKAYDLNSYPIYENITQEELEEKNIENMEFVIKEIHAHMKNKSLRNLVEERSGTTPQNISTLKILDRTHMDYLLEFTQLF, encoded by the coding sequence ATGATAAAAAAATTTGAAATTAAATCACATGACGGACCGGGAAGAGTCGGAAAAATAGACGGAGAACTTACTCCAAAACTCTTTTACAAAAAAGATTTAAAAATTGCACCAAGTGAAGGATCTGCACATAATATCGATAGAGAAATAGCTGAATTCAATGTAAAAGAAACATTAAGACTTTCTAAAGAAAATGTAGACACTTCAGATATTGCAGTTATCCAAGGGTCCAAATATCTGGATTTAAGAATCAAATGCTTAAAAGAACTGGAAGAAATGGGCTACAACGGATTCATTATAGCAAACGGAGATGCTCTATTAACCAATCCCAGAGAACTTGTTGAAATTATAGTCAATCTTAAAAAAGAAGCTAAAAAATCAAGTTACTTTATTTTTTCATTTGCGGAACTGTCATTCATGCCAATCTTAACTTATATGGGAATTGATGGATTTTTAACAGATTCAGCAAATTATTACAGTCACATTAACGTGCTTCAAACTCCAACCAAAGCATATGATTTAAATTCCTATCCTATTTATGAAAACATCACACAAGAAGAGCTTGAAGAAAAAAATATTGAAAATATGGAATTTGTGATAAAGGAAATCCATGCACACATGAAAAACAAATCCCTTAGAAATCTTGTAGAGGAACGCTCAGGCACAACACCTCAGAACATCTCAACATTGAAAATACTTGATAGAACCCATATGGATTATCTGCTTGAATTTACACAGTTATTTTAA
- the hdrC gene encoding CoB--CoM heterodisulfide reductase subunit C encodes MSIINRLKSLFGDNDKEEKDISNDVSNTSDDVQVTSSQNLNDPIVSGTKKTVSIDVSVKKSPEEKGVNLTFKKDIEPLSEEITEDSSQEIVEEVEVAEETEAPVEVEEVAEESETPVEAEEVAEETEAVEEDEAVEEDVEEVDEKTNDKERDKMTLLTDKELLNDSNRDPDFTAEFIDAGIETVKHCFQCGTCSGSCPSGRRTPYKVRQIVRKCLLGLKEEVITDDALWMCTTCYTCQERCLRSVKIVEIIKKARNIAAHAGYMAKPHKMTGVFVMNTGHGVPINDATKALRAKIGLSEIPPTTHAFPEALAEVQKICKITGFDELIGYDEATGGLKE; translated from the coding sequence ATGTCTATTATAAATCGTTTAAAATCTCTATTCGGAGATAATGATAAGGAAGAAAAAGACATCAGTAATGATGTATCAAACACATCTGATGATGTCCAAGTTACATCTTCACAAAATCTAAATGATCCTATCGTTTCTGGAACTAAAAAAACTGTTTCAATTGATGTTTCAGTTAAAAAAAGTCCAGAAGAGAAAGGTGTTAATTTAACTTTCAAAAAAGACATCGAACCTCTCAGTGAGGAAATAACTGAAGATTCTTCTCAAGAAATTGTGGAAGAAGTTGAAGTTGCTGAAGAAACTGAGGCTCCTGTTGAAGTTGAAGAAGTTGCTGAGGAATCTGAAACTCCTGTAGAAGCTGAAGAAGTTGCTGAAGAAACTGAAGCTGTTGAAGAAGATGAAGCTGTTGAAGAAGATGTCGAGGAAGTTGATGAAAAAACAAATGATAAAGAGAGAGATAAAATGACTTTATTGACTGATAAAGAATTATTAAATGATAGTAACCGTGATCCAGATTTCACTGCTGAATTTATTGACGCAGGTATTGAAACTGTAAAACACTGTTTCCAATGTGGTACCTGCAGTGGTAGTTGCCCATCTGGAAGAAGAACTCCATACAAAGTAAGACAAATTGTCAGAAAATGTTTATTAGGATTAAAAGAAGAAGTTATCACTGACGATGCTTTATGGATGTGTACTACTTGTTACACTTGCCAAGAAAGATGTCTTAGAAGTGTAAAAATTGTTGAAATTATCAAAAAAGCTCGTAACATTGCTGCTCATGCAGGTTACATGGCAAAACCTCACAAAATGACTGGTGTATTTGTAATGAACACCGGACACGGTGTACCAATCAACGATGCTACCAAAGCATTAAGAGCAAAAATTGGTCTTTCTGAAATTCCACCAACAACTCATGCTTTCCCAGAAGCATTAGCTGAAGTACAAAAAATATGTAAAATCACTGGTTTTGACGAATTAATTGGTTATGATGAAGCAACCGGTGGATTAAAAGAATAA
- a CDS encoding DUF749 domain-containing protein: MFVATLDGIFKYSDLPEEYEPYVQFKATIDKRELKPSDELAILNIAGTSTHHVLFLDSYTSTSEIEKELKDADAKINHTTLKIIGGHL; the protein is encoded by the coding sequence ATGTTTGTAGCAACATTAGATGGTATATTTAAATATTCTGACCTTCCTGAAGAATATGAACCATATGTACAATTTAAAGCAACTATTGATAAAAGAGAACTTAAACCAAGTGATGAACTTGCAATTTTAAACATTGCAGGAACTTCTACTCATCATGTATTATTTTTAGATTCTTATACCAGCACTAGTGAAATTGAAAAAGAATTAAAAGATGCTGATGCAAAAATCAATCATACTACTTTAAAAATTATAGGTGGACATTTATGA
- a CDS encoding DUF2096 domain-containing protein translates to MSLPSEQNWLVLNNLIKDLSQKGYEIPNGINPEMGLIRSSISSYKRDPSHPDLINGLANAEMSLNNIQATLITIAEEEGDEYVDHWLDLLKQVMQGKEVFEFADSRSKFLVNAPPGLTTGRIHLKVPLAEERVQEIAEWNGLIIEFDDDVTVELHGDKPDLQAGLKEMGSFFLEQ, encoded by the coding sequence ATGAGCTTACCATCAGAACAGAATTGGTTAGTTCTGAATAATCTCATTAAAGACTTGAGTCAAAAAGGTTATGAGATTCCTAATGGAATTAACCCTGAGATGGGTTTGATTAGATCTTCTATCAGCTCTTATAAAAGAGATCCATCTCACCCTGATTTGATAAATGGTTTAGCTAATGCAGAGATGTCTTTAAATAATATTCAAGCAACTCTTATTACTATTGCAGAAGAAGAGGGAGATGAATATGTTGACCACTGGCTTGATTTATTAAAACAGGTCATGCAGGGAAAAGAAGTATTTGAATTTGCAGATTCACGTTCAAAGTTTTTAGTCAACGCGCCTCCGGGATTAACTACCGGAAGAATTCATCTTAAAGTCCCTTTAGCTGAAGAAAGAGTTCAAGAAATTGCAGAATGGAATGGTCTCATAATTGAATTTGATGATGATGTCACTGTTGAATTGCATGGTGATAAACCTGATTTACAGGCAGGTTTAAAGGAAATGGGATCTTTCTTTTTAGAACAATAA
- a CDS encoding metallophosphoesterase, whose product MTKILAISDVHGEENENLYTYLNNHEEIELVIILGDITDFGPLDFVGTFIEKVADCGVDVIAIPGNCDPKGICNAINEVSFCLHNNIIAYGDAILFGYGGSNETPFNTPGEIQDNKIYGDVYELLANYDYVYNDKVPKVKILVTHAPPYNTEADKLESGDHVGSAGILKSIHEFEPQINICGHIHEAKSLSKIGITTDVANPGMLKDNGAVLIDIKDGSDYDISLISLDE is encoded by the coding sequence ATGACTAAAATTTTAGCAATAAGTGATGTTCACGGTGAAGAAAACGAAAATTTATACACCTATCTAAACAATCACGAAGAAATTGAGTTAGTTATAATTCTTGGAGATATTACAGATTTTGGACCTTTGGACTTTGTAGGTACTTTCATTGAAAAAGTAGCAGACTGTGGTGTAGATGTAATAGCTATTCCAGGTAACTGTGATCCTAAAGGAATTTGCAATGCTATTAATGAGGTCTCTTTCTGTCTTCACAATAATATTATCGCATATGGGGATGCTATATTATTCGGATACGGCGGATCCAATGAAACTCCATTCAACACTCCTGGAGAAATCCAAGACAATAAGATTTATGGAGATGTTTACGAATTATTAGCTAATTATGATTATGTCTACAATGATAAGGTTCCTAAAGTAAAAATATTGGTTACTCATGCTCCGCCATATAATACTGAAGCAGATAAACTTGAAAGTGGGGACCATGTTGGTAGTGCAGGTATTTTAAAATCAATCCATGAATTTGAACCTCAAATAAATATTTGTGGACATATTCATGAAGCTAAATCACTTAGTAAAATTGGAATAACTACTGATGTAGCAAACCCAGGTATGCTTAAGGATAATGGTGCAGTCTTGATTGATATTAAAGACGGCTCTGATTATGATATAAGCTTAATATCTTTAGATGAATAA
- a CDS encoding 2-phosphoglycerate kinase — protein sequence MIWITGDVDGKLYKEPFSKGILSRSLNVADIGFERAYEMASEIEADLIKDDINEISSVDLAQVVFNYLKNVDPSIAKKYKNWRSLRSSKKPLIILIGGASGVGTSSMAFELANRLRLKNLISTDMIREVMRKIVSKELSPVIHKSSFDAYESIRTPSIRIDSVIEGFISHVDVVNVGIEAIIERSAKEGISTIIEGVHIVPGFIRKDLMENNNIIIFTLTVDDEESHKQRFYSRCRQPWVKRSLEKYMENFGTIRKTQKFLVEQAKIHDSRIINNVDINETIDIMVNDILEEFGGEDNVEQES from the coding sequence ATGATTTGGATTACTGGTGACGTCGACGGTAAGTTATACAAAGAACCTTTCTCTAAAGGTATTTTGTCTCGTTCTCTAAATGTTGCGGATATTGGATTTGAAAGAGCTTATGAAATGGCCAGTGAAATTGAAGCAGATTTGATAAAAGATGACATTAATGAAATTTCCAGCGTTGATTTGGCTCAGGTTGTCTTCAATTATTTGAAAAATGTTGATCCAAGTATTGCAAAAAAATATAAAAACTGGAGGTCACTTAGATCATCTAAAAAGCCTTTAATCATATTGATTGGTGGTGCTTCAGGTGTTGGAACTTCATCAATGGCTTTTGAACTTGCAAATAGACTCAGATTAAAAAATCTTATTAGTACAGACATGATTCGTGAAGTAATGCGTAAAATTGTATCAAAAGAATTAAGTCCTGTAATTCACAAATCAAGTTTCGATGCTTATGAAAGCATAAGGACTCCGTCCATACGTATAGATTCGGTCATTGAAGGATTCATCAGTCATGTGGATGTTGTCAATGTAGGTATTGAAGCAATTATTGAAAGGTCTGCTAAAGAAGGTATTAGTACAATTATTGAAGGGGTTCATATTGTTCCAGGGTTTATCCGCAAGGATTTGATGGAAAATAACAATATAATTATTTTTACATTGACTGTTGATGATGAGGAATCTCATAAGCAAAGGTTCTATTCTAGATGCAGGCAGCCTTGGGTAAAACGTTCTCTTGAAAAGTATATGGAGAACTTTGGTACAATTAGAAAAACCCAGAAGTTTTTAGTTGAGCAGGCTAAAATTCATGATTCTCGGATAATTAACAATGTAGATATTAATGAAACAATCGATATTATGGTTAATGATATCCTTGAAGAATTCGGAGGTGAAGACAATGTTGAACAAGAAAGTTAA
- a CDS encoding CBS domain-containing protein — protein MLNKKVKEIMTTDVITTTSDIDVVYAFEKLMKHKISSLPVVEDDKLIGIITATDVGHNLILDKYELGTSVEEIMIKSVITISPEDTLENAIQIMKEGVSSSGILNQLPVVDGDKLVGIISDGDIIQEIF, from the coding sequence ATGTTGAACAAGAAAGTTAAAGAAATTATGACTACAGATGTTATTACAACAACTAGTGATATAGATGTTGTATATGCATTTGAAAAGTTAATGAAACATAAAATCAGTTCTCTTCCTGTTGTTGAAGATGATAAACTGATTGGAATTATAACTGCTACTGATGTAGGCCATAATTTAATTTTGGATAAGTATGAATTAGGAACAAGTGTGGAAGAGATAATGATTAAATCTGTTATTACCATTTCTCCTGAAGATACACTTGAAAACGCTATTCAAATTATGAAAGAAGGTGTTTCATCTTCTGGAATATTAAATCAACTTCCTGTTGTTGATGGCGATAAGTTAGTGGGTATAATTTCAGATGGAGATATTATTCAAGAAATTTTCTAA